GCGTTCTACGACCGCGAGCGGGAGCGGATCGAGATGCGGGTTCGTGCCCTGCGGCCGACTCGGGTTTCGCTCGGCGATGCGCGTGAGCTTCATCTGGCGAGGAGAGAGGAGATCCGGACCGAGATCAGCCGGAAGTTCACGTTGGAGTCCTTTTCGCGGGAGCTAGCCGGCACCGGTCTCGAACTTTCCGCCTGGTTCACCGACCCGGAAGCCCTCTTTGCCTCGGCCCTCGTCGTGCCCGCCGCCCAAGAAGGCCCGCGATGAGCGACTCGCTGCAAGAACGGCTGTCCTCGTGTTGGTCGCGCTCCGACGAGATCTTCGATCTGCTCGAGGATGGCGCGATCTACGAACAACCGATCGGACTCCGGCACCCCCTGATCTTCTACCTCGGTCATCTGCCCGCATTCGCCTGGAACCAGGTCTGTAGGGGCTTGCTTGACATGCCGTCCTTCCGCCCCGGTTTCGATTCGGTCTTCGAACGCGGCATCGACCCGATGGGCGTCGACCATTTCGACTCGCCGGTCGAATGGCCCCCGGTCGAAGACATCATCGAGTATCGAGACCGGGTGCGCAGTGCCCTGATCGACTCAATCGAGCCCGTAGCCGACCGCGCCGAAAGCAATCTGTTGGCCGACAGGGGCAGAATCTTCGAGGTGGCGATCGAGCACGAGCTCATGCATCAGGAGACCCTGCAGTACCTCTTCCAACAGCTGCCACTGAAGCTGAAACGGCGCCCGGCCGACATGCCGTCCTATCGATTCGATGGCGCGGCCAGAGCCGGCAGAATCGAGATCGGTGGCGGAACTGTCGTTCTCGGCGCCGATTTCGACAGCGTCCCGTTCGGCTGGGACAACGAGTTCCCCGCACACCAGACGATGG
This genomic interval from Acidobacteriota bacterium contains the following:
- a CDS encoding SUMF1/EgtB/PvdO family nonheme iron enzyme, with product MSDSLQERLSSCWSRSDEIFDLLEDGAIYEQPIGLRHPLIFYLGHLPAFAWNQVCRGLLDMPSFRPGFDSVFERGIDPMGVDHFDSPVEWPPVEDIIEYRDRVRSALIDSIEPVADRAESNLLADRGRIFEVAIEHELMHQETLQYLFQQLPLKLKRRPADMPSYRFDGAARAGRIEIGGGTVVLGADFDSVPFGWDNEFPAHQTMVEDFSIDRTPVRNAEFLEFLMDGGYERPALWREDDWQWRQRVGLEHPVFWSMIDGNWTYLTMFDAVPLEKAGDWPVFVSHAEATAFCRWRGGRLPTEPEFHRAAYTTPDGGTRRFPWGEEAPRAGHGNFDFRHWAPTPVGCFSDGDSAWGVADLVGNGWEWTDSVFEPFPGF